Proteins encoded within one genomic window of Halomonas sp. YLGW01:
- the rraA gene encoding ribonuclease E activity regulator RraA, whose protein sequence is MTSIVTPDICDAHPEVEVLDPIFVNVGGREAFAGPVRTVKCFEDNSRVKEAVAERGDGAVLVVDAGGSLRCAMLGDMLAEQAASNGWAGVVMYGCVRDVDVLAETDLGVQALATHPRKSEKRGEGQRDIAVTFAGVTITPGQWLYADNNGIVIANEQLS, encoded by the coding sequence ATGACTTCCATCGTGACGCCCGACATCTGTGACGCCCATCCCGAGGTCGAGGTGCTCGACCCCATCTTCGTCAACGTCGGTGGTCGCGAGGCCTTCGCCGGCCCGGTTCGCACCGTCAAGTGCTTCGAGGACAACTCCCGGGTCAAGGAGGCCGTGGCCGAGCGCGGCGACGGCGCCGTGCTGGTGGTGGATGCCGGCGGCTCGCTGCGCTGCGCGATGCTCGGCGACATGCTGGCCGAACAGGCGGCCAGCAACGGCTGGGCGGGCGTGGTGATGTACGGCTGCGTGCGCGATGTCGATGTGCTGGCCGAGACGGATCTCGGCGTTCAGGCGCTGGCCACCCACCCCCGCAAGAGCGAGAAGCGTGGTGAAGGCCAACGGGACATCGCCGTGACCTTCGCCGGCGTGACCATCACCCCGGGGCAATGGCTCTACGCCGACAACAACGGCATCGTCATCGCCAACGAACAGTTATCATGA
- a CDS encoding XdhC family protein: protein MQHLDLTVIRQALSWAREGETLWLCTVLSTFGSSPREPGAWLVARRDGRHAGSLSGGCVEEDFLERLVDGAFEAPVQRVRYGDGAGEGKSEEEKGLDGPSVSLPCGGILEVLVERLPPGEATLAHLSGLEAALTGQRPRLRHVDLASGQTHLEDDSGLGERVIWPEAEEDESPGAVRLRVGPAARLVLAGMSPVAEACAEFAQRLGFEVILCDPRPEVLDGVTLPGVERVETLPSAFIAGGGCHGATAVVALTHDPRIDDLAMIEAVRTEAFYMGVMGSRKTSAARAERLRRSGGLTEAELARIQMPIGLQLGSKTPAEIALAVMADIVRVRRGRERTTL, encoded by the coding sequence ATGCAACACCTTGATCTGACGGTGATCCGCCAGGCGCTTTCGTGGGCGCGGGAGGGGGAGACGCTGTGGCTGTGCACGGTGCTCTCGACCTTCGGTTCTTCGCCAAGGGAGCCCGGCGCCTGGCTGGTGGCGCGGCGCGACGGTCGCCATGCGGGCTCGCTGTCCGGCGGCTGTGTCGAGGAGGATTTTCTCGAGCGTCTCGTCGACGGCGCCTTCGAGGCGCCGGTGCAGCGGGTGCGCTATGGCGATGGTGCGGGCGAAGGTAAGAGTGAGGAAGAGAAGGGGCTGGATGGGCCAAGCGTTAGCCTGCCCTGTGGCGGCATCCTGGAAGTGCTGGTCGAGCGCCTGCCACCCGGCGAGGCGACCCTCGCGCATCTCTCGGGTCTCGAGGCGGCGCTGACCGGCCAGCGACCGCGCCTTCGGCATGTCGACCTGGCCAGTGGCCAGACTCATCTCGAAGATGATTCCGGCCTCGGTGAGCGGGTGATCTGGCCGGAGGCGGAAGAAGACGAGTCCCCGGGCGCCGTCCGGCTGCGGGTTGGCCCGGCGGCGCGGCTGGTGCTGGCGGGGATGTCACCGGTGGCTGAGGCCTGCGCCGAGTTCGCGCAGCGGCTGGGCTTCGAGGTGATCCTCTGTGACCCTCGCCCCGAGGTGCTCGATGGCGTCACATTGCCTGGCGTCGAGCGGGTCGAGACGCTGCCTTCGGCCTTCATCGCCGGCGGTGGCTGCCACGGGGCCACCGCGGTGGTGGCCCTGACCCATGATCCGCGCATCGACGATCTGGCGATGATCGAGGCGGTCAGGACCGAGGCCTTCTATATGGGCGTGATGGGCTCACGGAAGACCTCCGCGGCTCGCGCCGAGCGGCTCCGGCGCAGCGGTGGCCTCACCGAGGCCGAGCTTGCGCGCATCCAGATGCCGATCGGGCTTCAGCTCGGCAGCAAGACGCCGGCGGAGATCGCCCTGGCGGTGATGGCCGATATCGTGCGGGTGCGACGGGGTCGCGAGCGGACCACCCTGTAA
- a CDS encoding glycine betaine ABC transporter substrate-binding protein, whose protein sequence is MYLRSLLASAGLLLGAVSPLAQADTLRLGIGEWATGQASTYVLKAVLEDAGHEVDVRSVSLAAIWQGLSVGELDAFTGAWLPITQAGYYEGTADRIEDLGPNLTDARVGLAVPSYAEATSIADLADAGETFGQRIHGIDPGAGIMALTEQAMEAYGIADWQLVAGSDAAMSQTLKTAMSRKEPIVVTAWAPHPVFSDRALRYLDDPQGIYSRDEQIHTVTRQGLAEEKPAITAILDRFQWTLEDMQDLMAANQANGEYEVNARAWVNSHPDLVSSWLGQHADEGMDKGVDTVD, encoded by the coding sequence ATGTACTTACGTTCCCTGCTCGCTTCCGCCGGCCTGTTGCTCGGCGCCGTTAGCCCCCTGGCTCAGGCCGACACCCTGCGTCTCGGCATCGGCGAATGGGCCACCGGCCAGGCCAGCACCTATGTGTTGAAGGCCGTCCTCGAGGACGCGGGCCATGAGGTGGATGTGCGCTCCGTGAGCCTGGCCGCCATCTGGCAGGGGCTATCGGTCGGCGAACTGGATGCCTTCACCGGCGCCTGGTTACCGATCACCCAGGCCGGCTACTACGAAGGCACCGCCGATAGGATCGAGGATCTCGGCCCCAACCTCACCGATGCCCGCGTCGGCCTCGCCGTGCCGAGCTATGCCGAGGCCACCTCGATCGCGGATCTGGCCGATGCCGGCGAGACCTTCGGCCAGCGCATCCACGGCATCGACCCGGGCGCCGGCATCATGGCGCTGACCGAGCAGGCCATGGAGGCCTACGGCATCGCGGACTGGCAGCTGGTCGCGGGCAGCGATGCGGCCATGAGCCAGACGCTCAAGACCGCCATGTCCCGGAAAGAGCCGATCGTCGTCACGGCCTGGGCGCCGCACCCGGTCTTCTCTGATCGCGCATTGCGCTACCTCGACGATCCGCAGGGCATCTATTCCCGCGACGAGCAGATCCACACCGTGACCCGCCAGGGGCTCGCCGAGGAGAAGCCGGCGATCACCGCCATTCTCGATCGCTTCCAGTGGACCCTCGAGGACATGCAGGACCTGATGGCCGCCAATCAGGCCAACGGCGAGTATGAGGTCAATGCCCGGGCCTGGGTCAACTCGCACCCCGACCTGGTCTCCAGCTGGCTCGGCCAGCATGCCGATGAGGGCATGGACAAGGGCGTCGATACGGTCGACTGA